The genomic region TCTGGTACTGAAAAACCTCACCCCCAGACTTAATCACGTACTCAAGGACCTCACGCTCAGTCTTAGGCAATAGCCTTAAGACCTTACTATAATAATCATTGGAATAACCCGTCACGGAATCACCCTTCGCCGCAGTCTCCCGCATTGCAGCGTAACTCAGTCCCTGGGTATTCCCGGTGGATCTTATGAGGATTATTGGCGCAATTACTGTAATTATACCCACGGTTAATAACGCCAAGGGTAAGAATAATGGGTAGTACATCATCATCCCACACATCATCCCCATGCAGTGGTAATAAGCCATGTAATTAACCATGACCAATGCGCCATAGAGTAAATATGCACTTACGCCTAATATGATTGCGCCTATTATGACTAATACATTACGCAACGCATTATGGCCTCCACTCATTATTGCTTATTTAATATCGTAATTTAATAAATCCTTCTAAGCTATTCACTCCTCGATGACTGTATTCCTCAGTGTGCCTATTTTTTCGACCTCTGCCTCAACAACGTCACCACCCCTCAGGAACTTACCCTTTGGGAAGCCAACACCTGATGGTGTCCCGGTACTTATGTAGTCGCCAGGCTTAAGCGTAACGCCCTGGGATGCCCAATGAATTAATTCGGGTATCTTGAATATTAGGTTCCTCGTGTTATCATCCTGTTCCACATTACCATTGACCCTGAGCGTTAGTCTAAGGTTATGCGGGTCTTGTATCTCGTCCTTTGTCACGATGTATGGGCCCACTGGCGTTGATGAATCCATGCTCTTACCATAGATCCAGTCCATGCCGTAGGGCTCCTTACTTGGGAATTGCCAATCGCGCATTGACACGTCATTAAGAATTAAGTACCCAAAGACGTGGTCAAGGGCCTTATTAACATCGATATACTTACCCCTCCTACCAATAATTACTGCCAGTTCCACCTCCCAATCAACCTGCTTCGAGACCTTGGGCTTGAGTATTGGTTGATTATGACCAATGAGTGCATTTGGGAATTTTGGGAAGAAGTATGGCCTATCAAGGGGTTTTGCCTGGCTTTCCTCACCATGAGCCCTATAATTAACGGCGACACAAAGTACCTTCTCTGGGTTTAGTACTGGCGGTAACCAGGTTATTGCGTTTGGATCTCTAAATAATGCAATGTCACCACTCCTTAATGCCTTATCTACCAATTCCCTAACCATGGCTAAGGCAGGCTCCCCGCTGCTTATGAGGGATCTCATGTCGTAGAGGAAGCTCGGCGACTCCGTCGCATCATAAATGCTCATGTAAGTGCTTGGCAGGTCTAGAACTCCCTTTTCGGTATATACGCCAACCCTAACTGAGTTATTCCATAGGAAGGAGAGGAGCTTCACGTTCAATGAATAGTTAATGATAATTTAAGCATCACTACTAACCTGTTTACTGCTCCCTCCATCCACCCTTTAGTAAGTATTCCTCGATCGCCATCGCGGCGTCAATGCCGTTCTTCAATGCCTTACCTATTAGGCTTGGTCCCGTAGCCACATCGCCAGCCGCAAAAACGCCCTTCCTCGTTGTCCTATGTTTTTGGTCAATGTCTATCGTACCATGCAGTGTTAACTTAATGCCGCAGCAACCATCCTTAAATGGCGGCGTCGGTACTTCACCAACAGCGGCTATCACGGTGTCCATATCCATTGTATACTCACTACCTGGTATCGGCTCCGGCGCTGGTCTACCACTTCTATCGGGTTTACCGAGTCTCATCTTAATTAGCTTAACAGCTTCTACGTGATCCTTACCGAGTATTTCGGTTATACCTACAAGCTCCACAAACTTTATGCCCCTCTTTATCAGTCCCTGTATCTCCATCTTACCGGCCGGCGCCTCATTTATTGTCCTCCTGTAGAGTACGTAAACCTCCTTCGCACCCTGTCTCTGCGCCTCTATGGCCGCATCAACGGCCGTCAAACCTGCACCGATAACAGCCACCTTCTCGCCCGTTGGGTAAATGACCGACTTAGGTAAGTACCCTAACTCACTCGTGTATATCCTATACAGGTAATCAAGGGCTAGATAAACGCCCTTTAAGTTTTCGCCTGGCACACCGAGGGTCCTTGATTTCCACGTACCCGTGGCTATCAACACGGCATTATAATTATTAATTAATTCCTCAAGGTGGACTTTATGCTCTACAAAGTCATCTCCATCAACGTGCTCCTCCTCATCAGCAACTACCTTAGTCCTTAGTATGAAGTTCACGCCTAACTCAATTAATTCCTTAACACCAGCCCTAACATTCTTCTTAGGAACCCTGTACTCGGGTATTCCAAATATCATTAATCCACCAGGTTCAGGCAGCTTATCATAAACATCAACCTGAAAGCCCTTGCATATTAAGTAACCAGCGGCACCAAGGCCCGCAGGCCCAGCACCAATGATGGCGACTTTCTCACTACGTCTTTCAATCTTCTGACCCGGAGAACACTTAAGTGCAAACTTCACGATAAGAACCGAGGGAATCCTTTATATAAGCCTTTCCTAATGCTTAATTCAACCGTAATTTTACGACCTAATAATTTTAAATAATTAACAATTATAAAGATCTTAATGTTAAGAACCATAAATATATTTAAAAAGATCATTATTATAAAAGAATAATCTATAAATAAATAAGATACAATAGATTATCTATAGTTATATATTAATTATGGCTAATCTACTTATCATCCCTTAGATAGACAACTGGGCTATTCTTAGGAACTCGTAGTAACCTAATCATTGGTCCACATTTGGCCCTAAATAGGAATAGAACTTTAAGCCTTAAACCACTCTCTAAATAAGCCTCAAAATTACCAACACCCTTAGAAATTATTAACTCATGCATGCTTAGATCACGCCATAAACCCCTATTGTAAAACACTGGGTATCTATTACCCGTGGACGTAACCCTAACCCTATCACCCAATACTCTACTCACATAATTGGCCGTGACATCAACCTCGTAGGGCAAGCCCCTAGCGTATACCGTGACCCGGAGGCCTAAGTCAATCAACTTTCTAATTAACAATGCATCCACTTGAAACTCCCCTGAATTATCGACGATATAACCAATGTCCTTAACACCACCTAATAGTTTTATCAGCTCCTCCCTTGATGTGCCGAGCCAAACCGCCTCCTCGAGGAGCTTATTCACGAAATCATTAATGTCAAATTGATAATCCCTCATTGGCACATCCACGGAATTTGCGGCGGCTGCTATTTCAAAATACCTGGTAATATCATTACCTGCATCATTAATTATCCTACTTATGATGAGAGATGCCGTATCCTCAAGCTCTTTCTTCTCGTTGGCATGAGGATCATCATTGTTTAGGATCTTTGTCACCAATTCGAAGGACTCTATGAAGAGTGGCGTTCTGCCTCTTGGTATTAAATTAGATATATGCATCGTTATTTGCGTGTATGCATTTATATCGTTAATTCCAAGCTTCTTCAATTCCTGAGTCCTGGACTCCAGGGCACATAGTATGCACTCTGGAGTCTCTATATATAGCATTGAGACTCGATAATTAGTAGCTTATTAAGCAATTTGCTTAATAATTACTCTATATCTTCGTTTAAGCACGTGCCCTAACAAGCATAGTTTTTAATTTTCACTCATTACCATTATTGATGGGTCATGAGTATCGATGACATATTAAGAGAGTTAAGAGAGGATAGGGTTCACGGCGCCTCCTGGTATTTCCTGAAGGGTATTGAGGTAATTAGAATTGCGATTGAAAGAGGGCTTGAACCCAGTGACATTAAGGCATTACTTAATGAGTTAAGGGGTGTTAGGCCCGGTATGGCCTCAATAATGAACTTAGCCGAT from Vulcanisaeta distributa DSM 14429 harbors:
- a CDS encoding helix-turn-helix transcriptional regulator, producing the protein MSGGHNALRNVLVIIGAIILGVSAYLLYGALVMVNYMAYYHCMGMMCGMMMYYPLFLPLALLTVGIITVIAPIILIRSTGNTQGLSYAAMRETAAKGDSVTGYSNDYYSKVLRLLPKTEREVLEYVIKSGGEVFQYQIMKDLGLSKVQAWRIVRRLEEKGLVEVIKVKGRNIVKLKDFKGSK
- a CDS encoding fumarylacetoacetate hydrolase family protein, with the protein product MKLLSFLWNNSVRVGVYTEKGVLDLPSTYMSIYDATESPSFLYDMRSLISSGEPALAMVRELVDKALRSGDIALFRDPNAITWLPPVLNPEKVLCVAVNYRAHGEESQAKPLDRPYFFPKFPNALIGHNQPILKPKVSKQVDWEVELAVIIGRRGKYIDVNKALDHVFGYLILNDVSMRDWQFPSKEPYGMDWIYGKSMDSSTPVGPYIVTKDEIQDPHNLRLTLRVNGNVEQDDNTRNLIFKIPELIHWASQGVTLKPGDYISTGTPSGVGFPKGKFLRGGDVVEAEVEKIGTLRNTVIEE
- a CDS encoding FAD-dependent oxidoreductase, which encodes MKFALKCSPGQKIERRSEKVAIIGAGPAGLGAAGYLICKGFQVDVYDKLPEPGGLMIFGIPEYRVPKKNVRAGVKELIELGVNFILRTKVVADEEEHVDGDDFVEHKVHLEELINNYNAVLIATGTWKSRTLGVPGENLKGVYLALDYLYRIYTSELGYLPKSVIYPTGEKVAVIGAGLTAVDAAIEAQRQGAKEVYVLYRRTINEAPAGKMEIQGLIKRGIKFVELVGITEILGKDHVEAVKLIKMRLGKPDRSGRPAPEPIPGSEYTMDMDTVIAAVGEVPTPPFKDGCCGIKLTLHGTIDIDQKHRTTRKGVFAAGDVATGPSLIGKALKNGIDAAMAIEEYLLKGGWREQ
- a CDS encoding ARMT1-like domain-containing protein; protein product: MLYIETPECILCALESRTQELKKLGINDINAYTQITMHISNLIPRGRTPLFIESFELVTKILNNDDPHANEKKELEDTASLIISRIINDAGNDITRYFEIAAAANSVDVPMRDYQFDINDFVNKLLEEAVWLGTSREELIKLLGGVKDIGYIVDNSGEFQVDALLIRKLIDLGLRVTVYARGLPYEVDVTANYVSRVLGDRVRVTSTGNRYPVFYNRGLWRDLSMHELIISKGVGNFEAYLESGLRLKVLFLFRAKCGPMIRLLRVPKNSPVVYLRDDK